In Candidatus Omnitrophota bacterium, one genomic interval encodes:
- the ybeY gene encoding rRNA maturation RNase YbeY — translation MPKAKVRFYLRNKRRKIRLKKTDIRRLLCAALSEDSSAKEWVVSVVIGTDAFLKRLNREYKGKDVATDVLSFLTEDPANLNARCVDVAVSADRAIESAPQYGNSADRELALYILHGVLHAMGYEDSSPALKEKMFKRQDELMRRYWDERK, via the coding sequence ATGCCGAAGGCCAAAGTCCGGTTCTACCTAAGAAACAAGCGAAGAAAAATCCGTCTTAAGAAAACGGATATCAGGCGTTTGTTGTGTGCGGCGCTTTCAGAGGATTCGTCAGCCAAGGAATGGGTGGTATCCGTAGTCATCGGAACAGATGCTTTTTTGAAGCGTCTCAACCGGGAATACAAGGGCAAGGATGTCGCGACGGATGTCTTGTCGTTTTTGACGGAGGATCCGGCGAATCTGAACGCGCGTTGTGTGGATGTGGCAGTCTCGGCAGACCGTGCAATCGAGAGCGCGCCGCAATACGGGAACAGTGCGGACCGGGAATTGGCCCTCTACATTTTGCATGGAGTTCTCCACGCCATGGGCTACGAAGACTCCTCTCCTGCATTGAAAGAGAAAATGTTCAAGCGTCAGGATGAGTTGATGAGACGCTACTGGGATGAAAGGAAATAA
- a CDS encoding glycine--tRNA ligase subunit alpha → MATQQKQLVDFQTLIERLAAFWKKQGCAILQPYDVEMGAGTFHPGTFLASLGPKPWRAAYVQPSRRPADGRYGENPLRTQHYYQYQVVLKPAPDNVVDLYLQSLKAVGVKLENHDQRFVQDDWESPTLGASGLGWEVWLDSLEITQFTYFQQMAGMELNPITAEITYGLERIAMFLQNRYDLFDLAWGKDLGWTRELSYGELARNRERESCQYNFEEADVQVYQRWFREAEQLGQSMAAKGLLSPAYECMLKMSHYFNILDARGAVSAMERAAYIGRVREMAKHCANLYLGIGEDPAEDPGDE, encoded by the coding sequence ATGGCAACACAGCAAAAGCAGCTTGTTGACTTTCAAACGCTGATCGAGCGTCTGGCGGCGTTTTGGAAGAAGCAGGGATGCGCAATTTTGCAACCCTATGACGTGGAGATGGGGGCGGGGACTTTTCACCCCGGGACTTTCCTGGCGAGTCTCGGGCCCAAACCATGGCGTGCCGCCTATGTGCAGCCTTCGCGCAGGCCTGCGGACGGGCGTTATGGTGAGAATCCTCTGCGCACCCAGCACTACTACCAATACCAGGTAGTTCTGAAGCCCGCGCCGGACAATGTGGTGGACCTCTATCTCCAGAGCTTGAAAGCCGTGGGCGTGAAGCTCGAGAATCATGACCAGCGCTTTGTCCAAGATGACTGGGAGTCGCCGACTCTGGGTGCCTCGGGATTGGGTTGGGAGGTCTGGTTGGATAGTCTGGAAATCACGCAGTTTACCTACTTCCAGCAGATGGCGGGGATGGAGCTCAATCCGATCACTGCTGAGATCACCTACGGCTTGGAACGTATTGCCATGTTCTTGCAAAACCGTTATGACCTCTTTGATCTGGCTTGGGGCAAGGATCTGGGGTGGACCCGCGAGCTCAGCTACGGTGAACTGGCCCGGAACCGGGAGCGCGAATCCTGCCAGTACAATTTTGAGGAAGCGGATGTGCAGGTTTATCAGCGTTGGTTTAGAGAGGCCGAGCAGCTGGGGCAGTCCATGGCCGCTAAAGGTCTTTTAAGTCCTGCTTATGAGTGCATGCTCAAGATGTCGCACTATTTCAATATTTTGGATGCGCGCGGGGCTGTGAGTGCCATGGAGCGGGCCGCGTATATTGGGAGGGTGCGCGAGATGGCTAAGCATTGCGCGAATCTCTACCTCGGAATTGGCGAAGATCCGGCGGAGGACCCGGGCGATGAGTAA
- a CDS encoding cold-shock protein: MPEGTVKWFSSQKGYGFIEQEGGEDVFVHFSAVEMEGYKTLQEGQKVVFELVQGEKGPQAAHVKLA; this comes from the coding sequence ATGCCTGAAGGCACTGTAAAGTGGTTTTCGAGCCAAAAGGGGTATGGCTTCATCGAGCAGGAAGGCGGCGAAGATGTTTTCGTCCATTTTTCTGCGGTTGAGATGGAGGGATACAAGACCCTGCAAGAGGGTCAAAAGGTCGTATTCGAGCTGGTACAAGGCGAAAAGGGCCCCCAGGCAGCGCATGTCAAACTCGCTTAA
- the aspS gene encoding aspartate--tRNA ligase produces the protein MEKRTHTCGGLRPGQVGEKVTLLGWVAARRDHGKLIFIDIRDREGITQVVFVPSVSPDAHKVAETLRSEWCVQVKGEVVKRPKKTENPDIPTGLVEVCAEDLLVLSESETVPFEVEDAETANEDVRLAYRYLDLRRPSMYRRLKMRHDVIAVIRKVLDEAQFLEVETPILTRSTPEGARDYLVPSRLNEGQFYALPQSPQLFKQLLMVGGVEKYFQIARCFRDEDLRSDRQPEFTQLDLEMSFVTEEDIFALMENLFYQIFKQVLDVELTLPFPRIPHSEAMARYGTDKPDLRKGEAGREFAFCWVTEFPLFGKDEESGRLMAEHHPFTSPFEEDIPKMETHPLEVRSRAYDLVLNGVEVGSGSIRIHRRDLQEKVFAAIGINGEEAQRRFGFLLNAFRYGPPPHGGIAPGIDRLVAIMAGVDSIREVIAFPKTQKAACPLTNAPSTVDDKQLRDLGITVNQLSPSQEGG, from the coding sequence GTGGAAAAGCGGACACATACCTGCGGAGGGCTGCGGCCTGGGCAGGTCGGAGAGAAAGTGACCTTGCTGGGTTGGGTGGCTGCCCGCCGGGATCACGGTAAACTCATTTTTATTGATATTCGCGATAGGGAGGGTATCACCCAGGTGGTTTTTGTGCCCTCGGTCTCTCCGGATGCGCACAAGGTGGCGGAAACTTTGCGGAGTGAGTGGTGCGTTCAGGTAAAGGGCGAAGTCGTGAAGCGACCCAAGAAGACCGAGAATCCTGATATTCCGACAGGCCTTGTAGAAGTTTGCGCCGAGGATCTTCTGGTGCTTTCCGAATCCGAGACAGTTCCGTTTGAGGTCGAGGACGCCGAGACAGCCAATGAAGACGTGCGTTTGGCTTATCGCTATTTGGATTTGCGGCGTCCCAGCATGTACCGGCGCCTTAAGATGCGGCATGATGTTATTGCCGTTATCCGCAAGGTCCTGGACGAAGCGCAGTTTTTGGAGGTCGAGACTCCGATCCTCACGCGCTCTACGCCTGAAGGCGCCCGTGACTATCTGGTTCCAAGCCGTTTGAATGAGGGCCAATTCTACGCCTTGCCTCAATCCCCGCAGCTTTTTAAGCAACTGTTGATGGTCGGCGGCGTGGAAAAGTATTTTCAGATTGCGCGTTGTTTCCGGGATGAGGATCTGCGTTCCGACCGCCAGCCTGAGTTTACGCAGCTCGATCTGGAGATGTCCTTTGTCACCGAGGAAGACATTTTTGCTCTAATGGAGAATCTCTTCTATCAGATTTTCAAGCAGGTCTTGGACGTGGAGCTCACTCTGCCCTTTCCGCGTATTCCTCACTCTGAAGCCATGGCCCGATACGGTACCGACAAACCGGATTTGAGGAAGGGGGAGGCCGGAAGGGAGTTTGCATTTTGTTGGGTCACGGAGTTTCCTCTTTTTGGCAAAGACGAGGAAAGCGGGCGCTTGATGGCGGAACATCACCCCTTCACCTCTCCCTTTGAGGAGGACATCCCCAAAATGGAGACCCATCCTTTGGAGGTGCGCTCCCGTGCCTATGATTTAGTGCTCAATGGCGTGGAGGTGGGCTCAGGCAGCATCAGAATTCACCGCCGTGATTTGCAGGAGAAGGTTTTTGCCGCAATCGGTATTAACGGTGAGGAGGCCCAGCGCCGGTTTGGTTTTCTTTTGAACGCTTTCCGGTACGGGCCGCCCCCGCACGGAGGGATTGCTCCGGGTATTGACCGCCTCGTGGCAATCATGGCCGGCGTGGATTCGATACGGGAAGTGATTGCTTTCCCCAAGACGCAGAAAGCTGCGTGTCCTTTGACGAATGCGCCTTCGACAGTGGATGATAAACAGTTGCGCGATTTGGGTATTACAGTGAATCAATTGAGTCCTTCACAAGAGGGAGGGTGA
- a CDS encoding HDIG domain-containing protein, which produces MFTKKGNLVKLRRRVLLGLMALGVGLSAVLVLSLGEASLRGSLQEGDIALRSIYAPFNFSYASEKIDAAATDRLRARAANGILPVYEMNLKQANLEMEKLQAFLEVIVGVQKGEKSKEEAVLVAQDLFGEELRAEMLDKLLDSNPERIEKLARILDSTVFSLNLSGLMALSERDRLLENRVSQIMIRDDEELVEQAKDVSLLLSPEEVLARIPAFLLDEFPEDRRFRETAVILANRLVVQTLVPREDITGERKQAAMDAVEPVYQRVEVRRGQLVVSRGRRIARDHIMQLDEIARLQVRSNRALHATGMIILVSLFVILFFLCVDLIRRTKRETPIKYYSLLGTIILLSVVLYKGIVLSPLPSYCMPVALASILVVLLVNTEVAIVVTVILSLLAGLISGMNLNVALVTFLGGVFAAYFARNARRRAQILQAGFAAAVVQFLCIVAIGLINELSVSVFVQEGFWGFGNGMVSAILVTGLLPLFEWGFKIITNISLIEWSDLNHPLMKEMAVKAPGTYHHSMTVGNLCEAATEAIGGNALLARVGAYFHDIGKIDKAEYFTENQVNLEDKEIHEKLTPAMSRLIIINHVKNGLECARKHNLPQAIADFIPGHHGTSLVFYFYVRALEKTPQDEELEEESFRYPGPKPQTRETAVSLLADSVEAACRSMENPTPERIKELVRKIINNKFIDGQLDECELTLRDLERIADAFLRILVGMHHSRVKYPPDDRGRPVEGSKEGPNAEGQSPVLPKKQAKKNPS; this is translated from the coding sequence GTGTTCACGAAAAAAGGCAATTTGGTCAAGCTGCGCCGCCGTGTGCTTCTCGGACTCATGGCCCTTGGGGTGGGGCTTAGCGCTGTACTCGTTCTCTCCTTGGGTGAGGCGTCTTTGCGCGGTTCTCTTCAAGAAGGTGATATTGCTCTCCGCAGTATTTACGCCCCATTCAATTTTTCTTATGCCTCCGAAAAGATTGACGCTGCAGCCACCGACCGTTTGCGCGCGCGCGCGGCCAACGGAATTCTGCCTGTCTATGAGATGAACCTGAAGCAGGCCAATTTGGAGATGGAGAAACTCCAGGCCTTCCTGGAGGTCATTGTGGGTGTGCAAAAGGGTGAGAAGTCTAAGGAGGAGGCGGTCCTAGTGGCGCAGGATCTGTTCGGCGAAGAACTTCGTGCAGAGATGCTGGACAAGCTCCTGGATTCCAATCCCGAGAGGATTGAAAAGCTCGCCCGCATTCTGGATTCCACGGTTTTCTCCCTCAATCTCTCCGGGCTCATGGCGCTCTCCGAACGGGATCGGCTTCTCGAAAACCGAGTGTCCCAAATCATGATTCGGGATGACGAAGAACTGGTGGAGCAGGCAAAGGATGTCTCGCTCTTGCTCTCACCCGAGGAAGTTCTGGCCCGCATCCCCGCCTTTTTATTGGATGAGTTTCCGGAGGACCGGCGATTCCGGGAGACTGCGGTGATTCTTGCAAATAGGCTGGTCGTTCAGACCCTGGTGCCGCGCGAGGATATCACCGGGGAACGTAAACAGGCGGCCATGGATGCTGTGGAGCCCGTGTATCAGCGCGTGGAGGTGCGGCGCGGTCAACTGGTCGTAAGCCGGGGGCGCAGGATTGCGCGCGACCATATTATGCAGTTGGATGAGATCGCCAGGTTGCAAGTCCGTTCCAATCGAGCGCTGCACGCCACAGGCATGATTATCCTGGTTTCCCTTTTTGTTATCCTCTTTTTCCTGTGTGTGGATTTGATCCGCCGTACCAAACGGGAAACCCCCATCAAATACTATTCTTTGCTGGGTACCATCATTCTGCTTTCGGTCGTTCTCTATAAAGGGATTGTGCTCTCACCTTTGCCTAGCTATTGCATGCCCGTGGCCCTTGCCTCGATCCTTGTAGTGTTACTGGTAAATACAGAGGTCGCCATTGTGGTAACAGTCATATTGAGTCTTCTTGCCGGATTGATATCGGGTATGAATCTAAACGTGGCATTGGTCACCTTCCTGGGGGGCGTGTTTGCCGCTTATTTTGCAAGAAACGCCAGGCGCAGAGCCCAGATTCTACAGGCAGGTTTTGCCGCAGCAGTAGTGCAGTTTTTGTGTATTGTTGCCATTGGCTTAATCAACGAACTCAGCGTAAGTGTTTTTGTGCAAGAGGGATTCTGGGGTTTCGGCAACGGGATGGTCTCCGCTATTTTGGTAACCGGTCTCTTGCCTCTCTTTGAATGGGGTTTCAAAATTATTACCAATATCAGTTTGATCGAATGGTCGGATCTGAATCATCCTCTCATGAAGGAAATGGCGGTCAAGGCGCCGGGTACCTATCACCACAGCATGACGGTGGGGAACCTCTGTGAGGCCGCGACTGAGGCCATCGGCGGCAATGCTCTGCTGGCGCGTGTCGGAGCCTATTTTCACGACATCGGGAAGATTGACAAGGCCGAGTACTTTACGGAAAACCAAGTCAACCTTGAAGACAAGGAAATCCACGAGAAGCTCACTCCGGCGATGAGCCGGTTGATTATTATCAATCACGTCAAAAACGGACTGGAGTGCGCGCGCAAACACAATCTGCCCCAAGCCATTGCCGACTTTATTCCGGGGCACCATGGCACAAGTCTGGTCTTCTATTTCTATGTGCGCGCGCTGGAAAAGACACCCCAGGATGAAGAACTGGAGGAAGAAAGCTTTCGCTATCCGGGGCCTAAGCCCCAGACCCGCGAGACAGCGGTGAGTCTTTTGGCGGATTCCGTAGAGGCGGCCTGCCGTTCTATGGAAAATCCGACTCCGGAAAGAATTAAGGAATTGGTGCGGAAGATTATTAACAATAAGTTTATCGATGGCCAGCTCGATGAATGTGAGCTCACACTGAGGGACTTGGAAAGAATCGCGGATGCATTCCTCAGGATTTTGGTCGGAATGCACCACTCCAGAGTGAAGTACCCTCCGGATGACCGCGGGCGTCCTGTCGAGGGATCCAAGGAAGGACCCAATGCCGAAGGCCAAAGTCCGGTTCTACCTAAGAAACAAGCGAAGAAAAATCCGTCTTAA
- a CDS encoding PhoH family protein, whose amino-acid sequence MERSFTLRDDRQALLLFGNQDEHLKLIESEFGVSTVARGHLLILKGEDEPVERAARFVEDLLEILDHDGDLRREQVVNGLRLVTQDSQADWAKLSLDRIEVSSKKRFISPRTPRQREYVEAIRNQHITFGIGPAGTGKTYLAMAMAVAALKKQQVERIILTRPAVEAGERLGYLPGDLAEKISPYLRPLYDALFDMMDTDLVHRNIEKGVIEVAPLAFMRGRTLNDSFVILDEAQNSTPEQMKMFLTRLGFESKAVVTGDLTQSDLPNHQDSGLEQVRSFLDHIPGIEFTYFTGRDVVRHELVQRIIEAYEKFEAGAQGA is encoded by the coding sequence ATGGAACGATCCTTTACGCTTAGGGACGATCGCCAGGCCTTGTTGCTGTTCGGTAATCAGGATGAACACCTGAAGTTGATCGAGTCCGAATTTGGTGTGAGTACGGTGGCGCGCGGGCATCTCCTGATCCTCAAAGGCGAGGATGAGCCGGTTGAGCGTGCCGCGCGTTTTGTTGAGGATCTCCTGGAGATTCTCGACCACGACGGTGATTTGCGCCGCGAACAGGTAGTCAACGGTTTGCGTCTTGTCACCCAGGATAGCCAAGCGGATTGGGCCAAACTCAGCCTGGACCGCATTGAGGTTTCTTCCAAGAAACGCTTCATCAGCCCGCGCACCCCCCGCCAACGTGAATATGTTGAGGCCATCCGGAACCAGCACATCACTTTCGGTATCGGACCGGCCGGGACGGGCAAGACCTACCTAGCCATGGCCATGGCCGTGGCTGCTCTCAAGAAACAACAAGTGGAGCGGATTATTTTGACCCGGCCTGCGGTTGAGGCGGGAGAGCGGCTTGGTTATTTGCCGGGCGATTTGGCGGAAAAGATTTCTCCTTATCTGCGTCCGCTCTATGACGCGCTTTTCGACATGATGGATACGGATTTGGTCCATCGTAATATTGAAAAGGGTGTGATTGAAGTGGCCCCCTTGGCATTCATGCGCGGAAGGACGCTCAACGATTCCTTTGTGATTTTGGACGAGGCGCAGAATAGCACACCCGAACAAATGAAGATGTTTCTTACCCGGCTGGGATTCGAATCAAAGGCTGTAGTGACCGGAGACCTGACGCAGAGCGATTTGCCCAATCACCAGGATTCCGGGTTGGAGCAGGTCCGTTCCTTTCTGGACCACATTCCGGGAATCGAATTCACCTACTTTACCGGGAGAGATGTCGTCCGGCACGAGCTGGTTCAACGCATCATCGAGGCCTATGAAAAATTCGAGGCAGGGGCACAGGGGGCGTAG
- a CDS encoding integration host factor subunit beta, producing MTKKDIVMKIAQESNIKQVDVKRVVQRTLDCIVESLAVGEKVELRNFGVFKVKSRRGRTGRNPRTGHAVPVPPKKVAVFKPGLIMKQKIG from the coding sequence ATGACGAAGAAAGACATCGTGATGAAAATCGCGCAGGAGTCGAACATCAAGCAGGTCGACGTCAAACGCGTGGTTCAACGCACCCTGGATTGTATTGTTGAGAGCCTCGCTGTGGGGGAGAAGGTGGAGCTCCGGAATTTCGGCGTTTTCAAGGTGAAGTCCCGCCGGGGGCGCACCGGCCGGAATCCCAGAACCGGACATGCTGTGCCTGTGCCTCCCAAGAAGGTCGCGGTGTTCAAGCCTGGTTTGATTATGAAGCAGAAGATCGGATAA
- a CDS encoding DUF502 domain-containing protein, with protein sequence MIKKFQRGFFTGLLVILPVFLTFLIFKFVVVQLNGLLLEPFVSILGEYRVRIPEFIIVFLKAIIFVLVMAGVCLLGLATELLVLKRILRFFEDLFARVPLVGRIYTSIKKISEAFLGQAQGRIFRKAILVEYPRKGIYSIGFVTGEPMGELQEKTPQDMISIFLPTTPNPTSGFFLLIKRDEVIDVEMTVEEALRVVISAGAVSAGPLRL encoded by the coding sequence ATGATTAAGAAATTTCAGAGAGGTTTTTTTACCGGGTTGTTGGTTATCCTGCCGGTTTTTCTCACTTTCCTGATTTTCAAGTTTGTGGTCGTGCAACTGAACGGGCTTCTGCTCGAGCCCTTTGTCAGTATTTTGGGCGAGTACCGGGTCAGAATTCCCGAGTTCATCATTGTGTTTCTCAAGGCCATCATCTTTGTTCTGGTAATGGCCGGTGTTTGTCTCTTGGGCTTGGCCACGGAGCTGTTGGTTCTCAAACGCATATTGAGATTTTTTGAAGACCTTTTTGCGCGGGTGCCGTTGGTTGGCCGGATCTACACCAGTATCAAAAAGATCAGTGAAGCCTTCTTGGGCCAGGCCCAAGGCAGGATTTTTCGCAAAGCCATATTGGTGGAGTATCCGAGAAAAGGGATCTATTCAATTGGTTTTGTGACGGGCGAACCAATGGGAGAATTGCAGGAAAAGACACCGCAGGATATGATCAGCATCTTTTTGCCCACGACGCCCAACCCGACAAGCGGATTCTTTTTATTGATAAAAAGAGACGAAGTGATCGATGTGGAGATGACAGTTGAAGAGGCTTTGCGCGTGGTGATTTCCGCCGGAGCAGTCAGTGCGGGGCCTTTGCGGCTCTAG
- the recO gene encoding DNA repair protein RecO: MAIEKATGIVLRRRDFRDTSFVVSVFSREFGKFHGLLKGARSEKSRFGSIVEPVTLNDFVFYHGQRTDLHLVSQCDLVKPYLELRKDLIRLGYANYVVALLEQMMELMDPHPEAFDLAERTLDWLQWAPNPVSCRLSFEIRLLTQLGSFPDLSRCSGCSKSLAEPGEYFGYKLGGFLCESCRNRDPTVDRVSKAASATLRQLAEADFSFLPRLSMSPEMASDLENLMERHLVYHLGSLPKPARFLQAMKQRKKIHGNTAKAAC, translated from the coding sequence ATGGCCATTGAAAAGGCGACGGGCATTGTGCTCAGACGGAGGGATTTTCGCGATACCTCCTTTGTGGTCTCCGTGTTTTCCCGGGAATTCGGCAAGTTTCACGGCCTCTTAAAAGGGGCTCGAAGTGAAAAGTCCCGCTTTGGCAGCATTGTTGAACCGGTTACTCTGAATGACTTTGTTTTTTATCACGGCCAGCGCACAGACCTGCATCTGGTTTCGCAGTGTGATTTGGTCAAGCCTTATTTGGAGTTGCGCAAGGATCTGATTCGTTTGGGCTATGCGAATTATGTCGTTGCGCTGCTGGAACAGATGATGGAGCTGATGGATCCTCATCCGGAGGCCTTTGACCTGGCCGAGAGGACATTGGATTGGTTACAGTGGGCTCCAAATCCGGTTAGCTGCCGCCTGAGTTTTGAGATCCGCTTGCTGACACAACTGGGGAGCTTTCCCGATCTTTCCCGTTGCTCGGGCTGTTCAAAAAGTCTGGCAGAGCCCGGGGAGTACTTTGGTTACAAATTGGGGGGTTTTTTGTGTGAGTCTTGCCGGAACCGCGATCCAACAGTGGATCGCGTGTCCAAGGCTGCTTCCGCCACGCTGAGGCAGCTGGCGGAAGCGGACTTCAGTTTTCTTCCGCGCCTCTCTATGAGTCCCGAAATGGCTTCGGATTTGGAGAATTTGATGGAGCGCCATTTGGTTTACCATCTTGGGAGCCTTCCCAAACCGGCGCGTTTTTTGCAGGCAATGAAACAGAGGAAGAAGATTCATGGCAACACAGCAAAAGCAGCTTGTTGA
- a CDS encoding histidine--tRNA ligase, translating to MIFPKELPVQIKALRGTRDILPEECLRWQWLEGAARAIFRTYAYDEIRMPLLEDLAVFTRAVGETTEIVQKQMYTFRDRGDRDVCLRPEATASVVRAYLENGLTAAGRQKLYYLGPMFRAERPQAGRQRQFHQVGVENIGPSSPYVDAEVILLACRFLEALGIQGYRVLLSTLGEAGERSHVAARLREHLEPGLDRLSETTRATAEQNIFRLLDSKDPDARELTRSCPGVIEFLSEQSRTRFESVRKILDQNGVRYEVDPYLVRGLDYYSHTVFEITHSALGAQDALGAGGRYDGLIAQLGGPETEAVGFAMGVERLFLAAEAETSLTDAGRFLVFVVAADESAVPKAFEWVQALRSDGIPADWDCTGKNLKAQMKQANRRNASWVLILGERELSGNSLTVKDMATGEQESMDADRILGWAKAQFADE from the coding sequence TTGATATTTCCCAAGGAGTTGCCGGTGCAAATCAAAGCGCTGCGAGGGACCCGAGACATTTTGCCGGAAGAGTGCTTGCGCTGGCAATGGTTGGAGGGCGCTGCTCGAGCTATTTTCCGCACTTATGCTTATGACGAAATCCGTATGCCTCTCTTGGAGGATCTCGCAGTGTTTACCCGCGCAGTGGGGGAGACCACGGAGATCGTGCAAAAGCAGATGTACACCTTTAGAGACCGCGGAGACCGGGACGTTTGTCTGAGGCCGGAGGCCACGGCCTCTGTGGTGCGGGCCTATCTGGAAAACGGACTGACGGCCGCAGGGCGCCAAAAGCTCTACTATTTAGGTCCCATGTTTCGGGCCGAGCGTCCCCAGGCCGGGCGCCAACGCCAGTTTCACCAGGTCGGGGTTGAAAACATCGGTCCCTCTTCCCCTTATGTGGACGCAGAAGTGATTCTGCTGGCCTGCCGGTTTTTGGAAGCCTTGGGGATTCAGGGATACCGTGTCCTGCTCAGCACCCTGGGAGAAGCCGGGGAGCGCTCCCATGTGGCGGCCCGGCTTCGGGAGCACTTGGAGCCCGGGCTGGATCGCTTGAGTGAGACCACGCGCGCGACGGCCGAGCAGAATATTTTTCGTTTGTTGGATTCCAAGGACCCGGATGCGCGGGAGTTGACACGTTCCTGCCCGGGAGTTATAGAGTTTCTCTCAGAGCAGAGCCGGACCCGTTTTGAAAGCGTGCGGAAGATTTTAGACCAGAATGGGGTGCGCTATGAAGTGGATCCGTATCTGGTGAGGGGGCTGGACTATTATTCCCATACGGTCTTTGAAATCACGCACAGTGCTTTGGGGGCTCAGGATGCTTTGGGGGCCGGGGGGCGTTATGATGGATTGATTGCCCAACTGGGCGGACCTGAAACAGAGGCCGTCGGTTTTGCCATGGGTGTGGAACGTCTTTTTCTGGCGGCCGAAGCGGAAACAAGTTTGACGGATGCAGGCCGTTTCCTGGTCTTTGTGGTAGCCGCGGATGAAAGCGCTGTGCCCAAGGCCTTTGAGTGGGTGCAGGCCTTGAGGTCGGACGGGATTCCTGCGGATTGGGACTGTACGGGGAAGAATCTCAAGGCCCAGATGAAGCAGGCCAATCGCCGGAACGCATCCTGGGTCTTGATTCTCGGGGAACGAGAGCTTTCAGGAAACTCTCTCACAGTGAAGGATATGGCGACCGGGGAACAGGAATCCATGGACGCGGACCGGATTTTGGGTTGGGCCAAGGCTCAGTTTGCTGATGAGTGA